CGATTCTTGTGTTGAGTGGGGTAACGTCGCGCGAAGCGATTCGACGGTATCCGTATCAGCCGACGCGCGTGGTCGGATCGGTGGCGGAGATTGTGGTGTAGATGCGCGTCCTTGTCAGACGTGCCGATCCGGTCGGACGAGTCTGACCACGACCTGCAGGGAGAGACTTCGTGAAAGCCGTGAAATGGTTTGCTCCGCGCGATATGCGCATGGTGGAAATCGAAAAGCCGACGCCGAAACCGCACGAGGCGTTGGTCCGCATCGAGTCGACCGGCGTATGCGGATCGGACATGCACTATTTCGCGGAGGGCCGGATTGGGAAGTCAGTGCTGACGTCGCCGATCATACTCGGGCACGAGTACGCGGGGATCGTCGAAGGGGTCGGTGACGAGGCGGATGCTTCGTTAATTGGCAAGCGCGTCGCGGTAGAGCCGGGCATCCCCTGCATGCGGTGCGAATTCTGTCTGAAGGGCCACTACAACGTGTGTCCGAAGCTGACGTTTCCGGGCGGGCCGGGGAACGACGGGGCGTTGTGCGAGTACATCTGCGTACACGCGGCGTTTTGTTTTCCCGTGCCGGAGACGATGCCGGCGATGGAGGCGGCGATGATCGAGCCGCTGGCCGTTGCGCTGCATGCGATCGATTTGGCCCACCTCAAGCCGGGAGAGACCGTCGCGATTCTGGGACTTGGTCCGATTGGCCTCTTGACTGCCCAAGCGGCTCGCTTGGCCGGCGCGGGGAAAATCTACGGTTGCGATCTTCACGACTATCGCGTCGACGCGTCACGAAAGTATGGCGTTGATGTTGCGTTCAACGCGGCCAATGAAGATACGAATGGCGCAATCCTGCGCGAAACGGGCGGGCGCGGCGTTGATGTGGCGGTCGATTGCGCACGATCGTCGGAGACGCCGGGTATCGCGTGCCGAATCGCGCGGCCCGCCGGACGGTGCGTGCTGGTCGGCATTTCGGGAGAAGAAACCGGCGTCTTTCCGGTGGACGTGTCGCGGCGGAAGGAATTGACCGTCACGTGGTGCCGGCGATTCCTGTTCAATTTTCCGACGGCGATTGATCTCGTGGCGAGCGGGCGCGTGGACGTGAAGTCGATCATCACGCACTCGTATCCGTTGGAGCGATCGTTGGAGGCGTTCCATCTGGTGGAGCAGGCGGCGGACGGTGTGTTGAAGGCATCGATCGATCAGTAGGGTGGGAAGCAAAGCTTCTCAAGGTGTTGGGGGAATAATGAAGAAGATACTGAAGTGGGCGGCGGGGGTGCTGCTAGCGCTGGTCGTATTGTTTGTGACGTTCGTGGGGCCTTGGCCGACATATGGATCGAGCGACGTGACGCAGGAGCCATATTTCGAGGAGGTCGTGGCAAAGATTGACGCGAACGTCGCGGAATCGACGATTGCCGCGGAGGTGGGCCCGCTGCGCGCGGGGTGGGCCAAGGAAATCATCACGCCGCCGGTCGGCACCCCGTTGTCGGGATTTGGCGATCGCGAAGGCAAACCGTCCACGGGCGTTCACGACGACGTGTACGTGCGCGCGCTGGCGTTGGGCGAAGACAACGACACGGTCGTTATCGTTGGCTCGGACATGTTGATCGTGCCGAACAACATCGCGGACATCGCTCGCGCGGACGTCGCGGCTGAAACGCCGCTGACGCCGAACGACATTCTGTTCAACGCCTCGCATACGCATTGCGGGCCGGGCGCGTGGGCGCCGGGGTTCGCCGGCACTGCATTTTCGGGTGCGTACGACGAAAAGGTAATGACCGACATCGCCCACGCATTCGGCCGCGCGATCGTGGCTGCGTACAAAGCGATGGAGCCGGCGGAGATCGCGCACGGAACGCTCGATGTGCCGGAGTTCATCCGCAATCGCGTACGCGACGCGGGCACGGACAATCAGTTGAAGTACTTGATTGCGAAACGGAGCGACGGGGACATGTGCTATCTTGCGTCGTACTCCGCGCATCCGACAGTGTTGGGCGGCGGCACAATGCAATTCTCAGCGGACTACCCGGGCTTCTTGTACCGCTATATTGAATCGCAGACAAAGCAATTCTCGATGTATCTCGGCGGCGCCGTGGGCAGCATGGGGCCGCGATCGGGCGGCAGCGGCGACGGGTTCGCGAAGGCGCAACACATGGGCGAATCACTGGCGCAAAAAATTCTCGTGGACGCGGAGAAAGCCGAGTTCGTCAATCGCGCGGAGATCGCATCGGTGGGATTTCCATTCGAGACGCCGTCGCTCCAAATGTGCCCGACGGGACGGAGTTGGCGGTTGTCGCCATTCCTGATTCCGATGCTCGGCATCGATAATATCGCGTGGGTGCAGGGCGTGCGCGTGGGCGATATGTTCTTCTACGGCAC
The sequence above is a segment of the Candidatus Hydrogenedentota bacterium genome. Coding sequences within it:
- a CDS encoding NAD(P)-dependent alcohol dehydrogenase, with protein sequence MKAVKWFAPRDMRMVEIEKPTPKPHEALVRIESTGVCGSDMHYFAEGRIGKSVLTSPIILGHEYAGIVEGVGDEADASLIGKRVAVEPGIPCMRCEFCLKGHYNVCPKLTFPGGPGNDGALCEYICVHAAFCFPVPETMPAMEAAMIEPLAVALHAIDLAHLKPGETVAILGLGPIGLLTAQAARLAGAGKIYGCDLHDYRVDASRKYGVDVAFNAANEDTNGAILRETGGRGVDVAVDCARSSETPGIACRIARPAGRCVLVGISGEETGVFPVDVSRRKELTVTWCRRFLFNFPTAIDLVASGRVDVKSIITHSYPLERSLEAFHLVEQAADGVLKASIDQ
- a CDS encoding neutral/alkaline non-lysosomal ceramidase N-terminal domain-containing protein, which encodes MKKILKWAAGVLLALVVLFVTFVGPWPTYGSSDVTQEPYFEEVVAKIDANVAESTIAAEVGPLRAGWAKEIITPPVGTPLSGFGDREGKPSTGVHDDVYVRALALGEDNDTVVIVGSDMLIVPNNIADIARADVAAETPLTPNDILFNASHTHCGPGAWAPGFAGTAFSGAYDEKVMTDIAHAFGRAIVAAYKAMEPAEIAHGTLDVPEFIRNRVRDAGTDNQLKYLIAKRSDGDMCYLASYSAHPTVLGGGTMQFSADYPGFLYRYIESQTKQFSMYLGGAVGSMGPRSGGSGDGFAKAQHMGESLAQKILVDAEKAEFVNRAEIASVGFPFETPSLQMCPTGRSWRLSPFLIPMLGIDNIAWVQGVRVGDMFFYGTPCDMSGEIAVDMKQWAKGKGVDLWVLSFCGDYIGYVSPQKYYWTADPKGDEQYEMYMMSWFGPNQEPFFTETMETMVERMYEAL